One Silene latifolia isolate original U9 population chromosome 4, ASM4854445v1, whole genome shotgun sequence DNA segment encodes these proteins:
- the LOC141653444 gene encoding aquaporin SIP1-2 isoform X1: MAATTTAVAIKLAIADGILTAMWVFSASTIGLFTYLISTSIGVQGSFTLVITTAIVATLVFIFTFVGQLLGGASFNPTGTAAFYAAGLTQDSLFSMALRFPAQAAGAVGGAWAISEVMPSQYKHMLGGPSIKVDLHTAAAAEGVLTFLISLNVLIILLKVPGGSLVKTWLLAMATVTLVVLGSGYTGPSMNPANAFGWAYMKGMHNTWDQFYVYWICPFIGAILAAMVFRAIFPEPKKPKKAPKNKKAD; the protein is encoded by the exons ATGGCGGCCACGACGACGGCAGTGGCGATTAAACTAGCAATAGCAGACGGTATATTAACCGCCATGTGGGTGTTTTCGGCGTCCACAATCGGCCTCTTTACTTACTTAATTTCTACTTCTATTGGGGTTCAGGGTTCATTCACTCTTGTCATTACTACTGCCATTGTTGCTACTTTGGTTTTTATCTTTACTTTTGTGGGTCAGTTACTTGGTGGTGCTAGTTTTAATCCTACTGGTACCGCCGCTTTTTACGCTGCTGGTCTTACTCAGGATTCTCTCTTTTCCATGGCCCTTCGTTTCCCTGCTCAG GCTGCTGGTGCTGTTGGTGGTGCTTGGGCAATCTCAGAAGTGATGCCAAGTCAGTACAAACACATGTTGGGTGGACCTTCTATTAAAGTGGATTTGCATACTGCAGCGGCAGCAGAAGGGGTGTTGACTTTTCTTATAAGCTTGAATGTCCTCATTATTCTTCTCAAAGTCCCTGGGGGGTCCCTTGTGAAGACATGGTTGCTTGCGATGGCTACAGTCACTTTGGTGGTTCTTGGTTCCGGTTATACAGGACCTTCCATGAATCCTGCCAAT GCATTCGGATGGGCATACATGAAAGGAATGCACAACACATGGGACCAGTTCTATGTTTATTGGATATGCCCCTTCATTGGTGCTATACTGGCTGCAATGGTGTTCCGTGCTATCTTCCCAGAGCCGAAAAAGCCGAAGAAAGCTCCTAAGAACAAGAAGGCAGACTAG